GCCCATACCCGCGGCCAGCCAGAATCTCTTCATAACTACGCGTGTGAAGATCGGCAAAGCCACCGGAGAATTCCAATTCTTCACCATCCACCGTAATCGAACGATACGTGCGCTGCCCCTCGGCTTTTGCACTGTCTGGAACAAACCTATAGTCCACAGACAGGAACCAGCGAACCCTGGCCTTCTCATACTCCAGGTAACCAGCGGCCATCGTATCGCTACTGTGATGGACTACATTTTCCTGCAGTTCGCCGAATATAAAGTGCAGCATGTCGTAGAAGTGAACACCAATATTCGTCGCAATACCGCCGGACTTCTTCTCGTCGCCCTTCCAGGACTGCATGTACCAGTGACCGCGGGAGGTTATGTAGGTCAAATCAACCTCATGCTTGGTTGACTTCTGTTCGCGCTGGACTTTTTCGCGCAATTCAATAATGGAAGGATGCACCCGGAGCTGGAGAATAGTATTCACCTTTTGCCCCGTGTCTTTCTCAATTTCCTGAAGACCATCAATGTTCCATGGGTTCAGCACTAAAGGCTTCTCACAGATCGCGTCGGCGCCTGAACGTAGGGCGAACCGCATATGGCTGTCGTGGAGGTAATTCGGGGAACAGATGGAAATAAAGTCTATTGCCTGGGGGTCACCCGCCCTGTGAAGCTTATCGATATGGCGGTCAAAGCGTTCAAACTCAGTGAAAAAATCTGCATCAGGGAAAAAACTATCAATAATGCCAACTGAATCGTTTTTATCCAGTGCCGCCACCAACTCGTTGCCAGTGTCTTTGATGGCTTTCATGTGGCGAGGGGCTATGTAGCCAGCAGCGCCAATTAGTGCAAATTTCTTGCTCATTAAAAATCTCTCATTAACTAATCAGAAAGTTTTATCTTCCGGAACAGAACCAACAACCGCCAAACACGATTCAAAGCCCACTCATAGACCGTAAATGCCCCGAGAAAAAGAGCAAACATGATCCACTCAGGTATCTTGAAGTACTCCCCAGCCAGACCAGTGACTGCGAACAGTAGTGAAAACAGGGTAATTACCACAAGCGCTTCCCTATCAGAAAATCCAGCTCGCTGGAAGATATGATGCAAATGTTCTCTATCCGGCTTCATTACTGACTGCCCTTTCCGGGCTCGGCGCACCATGATAGCAATCATGTCCACAAGTGGCACAGCGATGACCCAAAGTGCGGTCACGGGACGAAACGCTTGGATTTCAGGCTGAGTGCCTTTTACCAACAGCCAAACCACAGAAAAACCTATAAACATTGAGCCTGCGTCCCCCATGAATATTCGTCTCCTGAAAGGAGGTATTCGGAGGTTCGCGGCAAGATAAGGCAAAAGAGCGACTGCAATCGAAAATGCAAGCGCCAGCTCCAGCCCACCTCCCCCCGCAATAAAAAACAAGAGCGATAAAGAGGAAAGCGTAACCAAACTCATGCTCCCCGCTAGGCCATCGATACCATCAACCATATTGAAAGCGTTTATAGCCCCAATAATCGCAGCAATAGTTACAATCGGCCCCAGCCACCCTAACTCAATCACGCCCAAGCCAAACAGGTCGCCAATATGCACCAAAGAAACGCCAGAACCGTACGTTAAAAAGGTACCCAGTCCAATCTGAGCGAATAGCCGGAACCGAGCAGGAATATCACGGGCATCGTCTATTCCACCTAGCGAAACTAATAGCACCGACGCAAGCAGATAGATTCCATACCCTCCCGAAAAAGGCATGAAAGTAACCCAAGTCGCTAGCACCCCAAAAAATACGCTCAACCCCCCAGTCAGAGGTACGTCTCCAACATGCACTTTGCGGTGGTCGGGCAAATCAAGTAAACGCACCTTGACGGCAACCGGCTTTAGAACGAGAATCGAAACCAGCGCAATAATACCTGAGTAGAGGCCCATATAACCTATTGATTCCATGTTTATCGCCGCTTCAAGTCTAAATTTTGAAATTCATGAAAATAACCAAATTGCATATCGTTCCAAAGTCAAGCTGAAGGCTCCAACTCTCTGTCTACCATACAAAGTCACACCCAATCACTCACTGCGACGGTTCACTTTGAGCCGCATTGACATAAGCCTCGATCACCAGCCTCTCATCAAACTTCTCCACTGCAAGCTGTCGAGACTGATGACCCATCCGTTGAACTTCGACATCGGAAAGTGCCAAAACCTTTTCCATCACATGAACCAGAGAAGTGACAGACCTCGGTAAAACAAAAAACCCATTCTTACCCTCCAAAACTGTAGTCCGACAGCCTGGACGGTCAGTTGTAATCAAAACTTTTCCTGCTGCCGCCCCCTCCAACAGAAAGCGCGGAACACCCTCTGGATAATAAGTGGGCAAAACTACGCAATCTACCTCCGAAATAGTCACTGGCATATCATTTATTTGGCCCAAAAAACGAACAACTCTTTTATCTACATACTCCTTAATTTCCGAATCCTTTATTGATCTATCAGACCGATCTGGCACCCCCGCGAGCCAAAACTCAACCGGACTGTCGGTCTTAGAAATCACTTGCTCAGCCGCCGAAAGATACTCAAGAACTCCTTTTTCCCGTATCAGCCGGCATGCCAACAAAAACCTGAAAGGAGTGGACTCATAATTGTTAGAAGGCCTAAACAGAGATAGATTTACCCCAGATCCCGGAAGAAGGAGATGGGGCACTTTGTCCAATAACCCGCGTTTCTCAAATAGGTCAAGATCAACTTCATTTTGAAAAAAAATTGATCTTGCTCTTTTATATGCCAGATCGACAGTAACGCGATATAAAAAGCCCTTCCAACCGCGTATCTGGCTGGCGCTCCCAGTCCCTGATACATTCGGGATGCAGCGAATGCGAAGTAAAATACAAGCGAGAAGCCCGTATAGGTTAGTTTTAGGATTAAAGGAAAAAACCAAATCAGGGCATATATCCTTTAAAATAGTATGTATAGAAAGCAAGGACCGCAGTTCTGAAAATATATCCGTGCCAGAACCGTCTAGCTTGAACGTCTCCAAAATTATTGGCAGATCTCTAAGAAAAGCCTCACCGCTATTTTCAGGACATAAAACAAATACGTCGTCACCTCGCGCCAAAAACGCGTCAATTGTCGATCGCCGAAAATTATTGATGTACCAGCCGGTGTTCGCAAGCATTACTATCTTAATAGATGCAACCCTTATTTTAAATAAATGAAAAATTAATAAGTTGGACTAAAATATATTCGATCAAATAAAAGACAAAATAAATTAAACTATAAGAATCAATACAACAAGTTATAATTTTGTATTTTATTTCTTGAGACCGTCGACATAGAGGCTGAAAAAAGAATCCAGAAAATAGTGAATCGGGTTCCATTATGGGTCATTCCATAAAGCATCGCCGGGCCAGCAATGCATGCCATGCCCCAAAACCCGTAAATTGAATGAAGCTTAATGGCCCAAAGTAAAAGAGCAGACCCAAATATAAGAAAGCCAACTATTCCATAGTTATTCAGGACGCTGGCTAGCGTCGAATGAACCTCATGCCCAACAATATTGGATGCCTGACTGTCACCTAAGCCGAACACAAATGCCCATGCATTCGCGTCAAGGAACGCAAGATACCCTCTTTCAAGGAGTGAACTATCAGCTTCGGAAAACATACCTTGTAGGCGCTGGACGAAAGCGAAGTCGCCAGCTAAACCTGTGACGTAGAAGTAAATAGCAGCTATCAGCAAAAAAGCCACAAAAATCAACCAAAAAAAACTAACATAAAGCTTCGCGCGAAAAGATTTTTTATTTGGATCTAAAGCGGGCTTAAGGGCTATAAATATCACTAAAAAATTTGAAATCATCGCAGCCTTAGAAAGCGAGAAGATAGAGAGCATTAGAGCGATAAAACAAATGGCAACCGCAAAAAAATATCGGATTATGAAATTTCTGTACATTAAATATCCAAGGGAAAGAAGACATACAGAAAAATAACCTAGCTGATTCGGGTTATTAAAAACCGCAGTTGAACGCCCAGCATCACCAGAGTATAGCGAAACACCAGAAGCAACGGTAGATCCTAAAACTATTGCACATGAGATTAAAATCCCTGGAACAAGGATTGACATCCCGTAATCTCTACAATAAGTGTAGACCGCGCATGAAAGAATAAAGTTATAGAAAAAATATACCCCGTTTATAATTGAGTTACTTCCATCAAAAACTGCGTAAAAGCTTTCAACAAAAAACGAGTATACTGAAATAGCCGCTAACAGAATCGCCCATGAATTCGAAGGAACCCCTTTCCTGCAAAGAACAGCAACGGAGAAGGTTGCCAATAGAGCATGAGATGGCTGAATACCACCCGAGTCAAAAACATAGACAGGCAGCAGTGCAACCCCTATGACTAGAAGCCAACCTTCAATGCTGCGGCTTGCTATCGTAAAACGATACAAAATTTAGACCTCGCGGTCTTTTAATTTTTCACGCAAAGTCTCAAAAAATTCAATAGCTTGAGTTCTTCGGGAATATTTTAATATCTCTGTTAGATTAGGTTTGTACTGATCGTAAAGTCCGTTTCCTTGTAAAGTGTCAAGCACAAGAGCTTTTAATGAGGGGAACTGGCTGGGCCCAACTACACTGCCAGTGCCCGTTTGCCGGAGCACTCCTCCAATTTCGTAGTCTGGCTGGCTGCCAATGCATAAAATTGGCTTTCCTGAAGCAATATACTCGAACAGTTTTCCAGTGAGAACACCTCGGGCTTCAGGCGCCGTGCTTTCCAGCAATAACAATATCCCAGCTGATCGCTGAGCAAGAAGCGCTTCCTCCCGGGAAACATGACCTTTCAAGCGTATGAATGGTGCGTATTGCATGTTTTCGGCAAGCCGGGCTGCCAAATCGGCCCTCGAACCATAAAAATCAATT
This DNA window, taken from Marinobacter halotolerans, encodes the following:
- the wecA gene encoding UDP-N-acetylglucosamine--undecaprenyl-phosphate N-acetylglucosaminephosphotransferase, which encodes MESIGYMGLYSGIIALVSILVLKPVAVKVRLLDLPDHRKVHVGDVPLTGGLSVFFGVLATWVTFMPFSGGYGIYLLASVLLVSLGGIDDARDIPARFRLFAQIGLGTFLTYGSGVSLVHIGDLFGLGVIELGWLGPIVTIAAIIGAINAFNMVDGIDGLAGSMSLVTLSSLSLLFFIAGGGGLELALAFSIAVALLPYLAANLRIPPFRRRIFMGDAGSMFIGFSVVWLLVKGTQPEIQAFRPVTALWVIAVPLVDMIAIMVRRARKGQSVMKPDREHLHHIFQRAGFSDREALVVITLFSLLFAVTGLAGEYFKIPEWIMFALFLGAFTVYEWALNRVWRLLVLFRKIKLSD
- a CDS encoding glycosyltransferase family 4 protein, which codes for MLANTGWYINNFRRSTIDAFLARGDDVFVLCPENSGEAFLRDLPIILETFKLDGSGTDIFSELRSLLSIHTILKDICPDLVFSFNPKTNLYGLLACILLRIRCIPNVSGTGSASQIRGWKGFLYRVTVDLAYKRARSIFFQNEVDLDLFEKRGLLDKVPHLLLPGSGVNLSLFRPSNNYESTPFRFLLACRLIREKGVLEYLSAAEQVISKTDSPVEFWLAGVPDRSDRSIKDSEIKEYVDKRVVRFLGQINDMPVTISEVDCVVLPTYYPEGVPRFLLEGAAAGKVLITTDRPGCRTTVLEGKNGFFVLPRSVTSLVHVMEKVLALSDVEVQRMGHQSRQLAVEKFDERLVIEAYVNAAQSEPSQ
- a CDS encoding Gfo/Idh/MocA family protein is translated as MSKKFALIGAAGYIAPRHMKAIKDTGNELVAALDKNDSVGIIDSFFPDADFFTEFERFDRHIDKLHRAGDPQAIDFISICSPNYLHDSHMRFALRSGADAICEKPLVLNPWNIDGLQEIEKDTGQKVNTILQLRVHPSIIELREKVQREQKSTKHEVDLTYITSRGHWYMQSWKGDEKKSGGIATNIGVHFYDMLHFIFGELQENVVHHSSDTMAAGYLEYEKARVRWFLSVDYRFVPDSAKAEGQRTYRSITVDGEELEFSGGFADLHTRSYEEILAGRGYGLEANRVAIETVANIRNATPVGPVGNYHPFLKKV